From a region of the Paraburkholderia hospita genome:
- the rpoE gene encoding RNA polymerase sigma factor RpoE encodes MSEKEIDQVLVERVQNGDKAAFELLVAKYHRKIIRLISRLVRDPAEVEDVAQDAFIKAYRALPQFRGESAFYTWLYRIAVNTAKNYLATQGRRAPTSTEADAEEAETFSDADQLRDINTPESMLMSKQIAETVNAAMAVLPEELRTAITLREIEGLSYEEIAEMMGCPIGTVRSRIFRAREAIAAKLRPLLDTPEGKRW; translated from the coding sequence GTGAGCGAAAAAGAAATAGATCAGGTGCTGGTTGAGCGCGTCCAGAATGGCGACAAGGCCGCGTTCGAGCTGCTGGTCGCCAAGTACCACCGCAAGATCATCCGCCTGATCTCGCGCCTCGTGCGGGATCCCGCTGAGGTCGAGGATGTGGCCCAGGATGCCTTCATCAAGGCATACCGGGCGCTGCCCCAATTCCGCGGCGAGTCCGCGTTCTATACGTGGTTGTACCGGATTGCCGTCAACACGGCCAAGAATTACCTTGCGACCCAGGGCCGGCGAGCGCCCACTTCGACGGAAGCAGATGCAGAAGAAGCTGAAACTTTCTCGGACGCCGACCAACTAAGGGATATCAACACGCCCGAGTCGATGTTGATGAGCAAACAGATCGCTGAGACTGTCAATGCTGCGATGGCGGTTTTACCGGAAGAACTGCGCACCGCCATAACTCTTCGTGAAATTGAAGGTCTGAGCTACGAGGAAATCGCTGAAATGATGGGTTGCCCGATCGGCACCGTCAGATCAAGAATTTTCCGCGCTCGTGAGGCCATTGCGGCAAAATTGCGTCCGCTGCTTGACACACCCGAAGGCAAGCGCTGGTAG
- a CDS encoding sigma-E factor negative regulatory protein, which translates to MGSVSMPMQSNAQANSQGERLSAFVDGELLDGEHPNTILAALGREDCATWSCYHLIGDALRSDDLAVSPATSSAFLNGFAARFESEAHVLAPISVPATRRLLALRRRVIPAFAVAAAAATLTWIVMPQLSGVGTGVTQVASVAPHGDSVQRVAMASMPAATTAQANGSDGNIIRDASLDQYLEAHQQFGLQPVVSGSMPLLRAASLTTQGH; encoded by the coding sequence ATGGGGTCGGTTTCGATGCCAATGCAATCGAATGCGCAAGCGAACTCGCAAGGCGAGCGTCTGTCGGCTTTTGTCGACGGCGAACTGCTCGACGGCGAGCATCCAAACACAATTCTGGCCGCGCTGGGTCGTGAAGACTGCGCGACATGGTCGTGCTATCACCTGATCGGGGACGCACTGCGTTCCGACGATCTGGCCGTCAGCCCGGCAACGAGCAGCGCGTTTCTGAACGGTTTCGCGGCCCGCTTCGAAAGCGAGGCGCATGTGCTGGCGCCGATTTCCGTGCCGGCAACGCGCCGTCTGCTGGCGCTGCGCCGCCGGGTGATCCCGGCGTTCGCTGTGGCGGCTGCCGCCGCGACGCTGACGTGGATCGTGATGCCGCAGCTCTCGGGCGTCGGTACGGGCGTGACGCAGGTCGCCTCGGTGGCGCCGCATGGGGACTCGGTGCAGCGCGTGGCGATGGCCTCGATGCCCGCCGCGACCACGGCTCAAGCCAATGGATCGGACGGCAACATCATCCGTGACGCGAGCCTCGACCAATATCTGGAAGCGCATCAACAGTTCGGCCTTCAACCCGTTGTATCGGGTTCGATGCCGTTGCTCCGCGCGGCTTCTCTGACCACGCAGGGCCACTAG
- a CDS encoding MucB/RseB C-terminal domain-containing protein, producing MQSLRLKKTTIWGRLPAFLFCAAVMLSATSRTYAQTDDSATRHSAAELLNRVHQAAQQQNYEGTFLYQRGNFVQSSRIAHYATRNDGEFESLESLDGAPRKILRHNDELYTFVPERHLCVVEKRQNKDSFPALMSASGEQVLTVYEPKMLGTDRVAGVDSQVIELDPKDANRFAYKLWADTKTGLLLRAQTLDPSGQVLEQMSFSQIRIGVPVDKAPIASGIKNTSGWTVVRPPVEPVDMEAQGWQVTSPVAGFRKIRELRRPMAADDPSNPPIPVDQMVFSDGLAAISIFVEPVEKSTRKEGAGSSGATHVLVKRRGDFWITLLGEVPQTTLQQFAAAIEYKPSR from the coding sequence ATGCAGAGTCTGCGGTTGAAAAAAACGACTATCTGGGGGCGGCTGCCGGCATTTCTGTTCTGTGCAGCCGTGATGTTGTCCGCCACGTCGCGCACCTACGCGCAAACCGACGACTCTGCCACCCGGCACAGCGCGGCGGAACTGTTGAACCGGGTTCATCAGGCTGCGCAGCAGCAGAACTACGAAGGCACGTTCCTCTATCAGCGCGGCAACTTCGTGCAGTCGTCGCGTATTGCCCACTACGCGACGCGTAACGACGGCGAGTTCGAATCGCTCGAAAGCCTCGACGGCGCGCCGCGCAAGATCCTGCGCCACAACGACGAGCTGTACACGTTCGTGCCGGAGCGGCATCTGTGCGTCGTCGAAAAACGGCAGAACAAGGACTCGTTCCCGGCGCTGATGTCGGCGAGCGGCGAGCAGGTCCTGACCGTCTACGAGCCGAAGATGCTAGGCACGGACCGCGTGGCGGGCGTCGACAGCCAGGTCATCGAACTCGATCCGAAAGACGCGAACCGCTTCGCCTACAAGCTGTGGGCCGATACGAAAACGGGGCTGCTGCTACGCGCGCAGACGCTCGACCCGAGCGGTCAGGTGCTCGAGCAGATGTCGTTTTCGCAGATTCGCATCGGTGTGCCCGTGGACAAGGCGCCGATCGCCAGCGGTATTAAAAACACGTCGGGCTGGACGGTGGTACGCCCGCCCGTCGAGCCTGTCGATATGGAAGCGCAGGGCTGGCAGGTCACGTCTCCCGTCGCGGGTTTCCGCAAGATTCGCGAGCTGCGCCGGCCGATGGCGGCGGACGATCCATCCAATCCGCCCATTCCCGTCGACCAGATGGTGTTCTCTGACGGTCTCGCCGCGATTTCGATCTTCGTCGAGCCGGTCGAAAAGAGCACCCGCAAGGAAGGCGCGGGAAGTAGCGGCGCGACGCACGTGCTGGTCAAGCGGCGCGGCGATTTCTGGATCACCTTGCTCGGGGAAGTGCCTCAGACCACGTTGCAGCAATTTGCGGCTGCCATAGAATACAAGCCTTCCAGGTAA
- a CDS encoding DegQ family serine endoprotease: MTILSVRKFFAAAVLVACLPLAPHAASAAPAANLPDFTDLVDKVGPAVVNIRTTARVTNTTRGLPPGMDDGDMSEFFRRFFGIPMPNSPQSPQSPQSPGTPNSPNSPRGGNSDQDQAPDSGGSDSEQNSGVGSGFILSADGYVMTNAHVIDDADTIYVTLTDKREFKAKLIGVDDRTDVAVVKINATNLPTVPIGDSNKVRVGEWVVAIGSPFGLENTVTAGIVSAKGRDTGDYLPFIQTDVAVNPGNSGGPLINMQGEVIGINSQIYSRTGGFMGISFAIPIDEAMRVAEQLKTSGKVTRGRIAVAIGEVTKDVADSLGLPKAQGALVSSVEPGGPADKAGVQPGDIILKFNGHNVDTATDLPRMVGDTKPGTKATITLWRKGQTRELPVTVAEMQPDKTAKVDPKKAPTPKPRASNALGVAVSDIPADQMKTLKLRNGVQVDAVDGPAARVGLQRGDIILRVGDTDVTSAKQFDEVTAHLDPSKMVALLVRRGENTQFVPVRPRAPQK, from the coding sequence ATGACGATTCTTTCGGTGCGCAAATTCTTCGCGGCCGCAGTACTGGTGGCTTGCCTGCCCCTCGCGCCGCATGCGGCGTCGGCGGCGCCTGCTGCCAATCTGCCCGATTTCACCGATCTGGTCGACAAGGTCGGGCCGGCCGTCGTCAACATCCGCACCACGGCGCGCGTCACCAATACCACGCGGGGCTTGCCGCCCGGCATGGACGACGGCGACATGTCGGAGTTTTTCCGGCGTTTCTTCGGCATTCCGATGCCTAACTCCCCGCAGTCGCCGCAGTCGCCGCAATCGCCGGGTACGCCGAATTCTCCGAATTCGCCGCGTGGCGGCAACAGCGACCAGGACCAGGCGCCGGATAGCGGCGGCAGCGATTCCGAGCAGAACAGCGGCGTCGGCTCGGGCTTCATCCTGTCGGCGGATGGCTACGTGATGACCAACGCGCACGTGATCGATGACGCGGACACGATTTACGTCACGCTCACCGACAAGCGCGAGTTCAAGGCCAAGCTGATTGGCGTCGACGACCGCACGGACGTGGCCGTCGTGAAGATCAACGCGACGAATCTGCCGACCGTGCCGATCGGCGATTCGAACAAGGTGCGCGTCGGCGAATGGGTCGTCGCGATCGGTTCGCCGTTCGGTCTCGAGAACACGGTGACTGCGGGTATCGTCAGCGCGAAGGGGCGCGACACGGGCGACTATCTGCCGTTCATCCAGACCGACGTCGCCGTGAATCCCGGCAACTCGGGCGGCCCGCTGATCAACATGCAGGGCGAGGTGATCGGTATCAACTCGCAGATTTATAGCCGCACGGGCGGTTTCATGGGCATCTCGTTCGCGATTCCCATCGACGAAGCGATGCGCGTGGCCGAGCAGCTGAAAACGTCGGGCAAGGTTACACGTGGCCGGATTGCCGTCGCGATCGGCGAAGTGACGAAGGACGTGGCCGATTCGCTCGGTCTGCCGAAAGCGCAGGGCGCGCTCGTCAGCAGCGTCGAGCCGGGCGGTCCGGCGGATAAGGCTGGCGTGCAGCCGGGTGACATCATCCTGAAGTTCAACGGCCACAATGTGGATACGGCGACCGACCTGCCGCGCATGGTCGGTGACACCAAGCCGGGCACGAAGGCGACGATCACGCTGTGGCGCAAGGGCCAGACGCGCGAATTGCCTGTGACTGTGGCCGAAATGCAGCCCGACAAGACGGCGAAGGTCGACCCGAAGAAGGCGCCGACGCCGAAGCCGCGCGCATCGAACGCGCTGGGCGTGGCCGTCAGCGACATTCCGGCCGACCAGATGAAGACGCTCAAGCTGCGCAACGGCGTCCAGGTCGATGCCGTCGACGGTCCGGCCGCGCGTGTCGGCCTGCAGCGCGGCGATATCATTCTGCGTGTCGGCGACACGGACGTCACGAGCGCGAAGCAGTTCGACGAAGTGACTGCGCATCTCGACCCGTCGAAGATGGTCGCGCTGCTGGTCCGTCGCGGCGAAAACACGCAGTTCGTGCCCGTTCGCCCGCGCGCGCCGCAGAAGTAA
- a CDS encoding glutaredoxin family protein, which produces MRAALAPLLAEFGAQLEVIDIDADPSLEARYNDWVPVLVHEGVELCHYHLDEARVRVALAGHHATPPR; this is translated from the coding sequence ATGCGCGCCGCGCTCGCGCCTTTGCTGGCAGAGTTCGGCGCGCAACTCGAAGTGATCGACATCGACGCCGATCCTTCGCTCGAAGCGCGCTACAACGATTGGGTTCCCGTGCTGGTTCATGAGGGCGTCGAGTTGTGTCATTACCATCTCGACGAAGCGCGGGTCCGTGTGGCGCTGGCGGGGCATCACGCAACGCCGCCACGGTGA
- the ltrA gene encoding group II intron reverse transcriptase/maturase, whose protein sequence is MKVFGPQTRSALSHAPDNWYAVDWRRVERNVRGMQIRIAKATREGDWRRVKALQRMLTRTLSAKLYAVRRVTQNQGARTAGVDRELWDSPESRWEAIGRLKRRGYRPLPLRRVFIPKANGKERPLGIPTMRDRAMQALYLLALEPVSESTSDPNSYGFRLNRSTADAMAQIRVCMSRRDSSQWVLEADIKGCFDHINHEWLENHVPMDREILRKWLKAGLIYKGQLQATEAGTPQGGIISPTLANVTLNGLERELGAHMRAKFGIGKARKLKVNVVRYADDFVITGASKEVLGCEVRPWVEAFLAVRGLQLSEEKTRITHIADGFDFLGWNFRKYSGKMLIKPSKKNAQAFYRKVAETISGHKAIKQEDLINLLNPMLRGWAQYHRHVSAKQAYSRMEFLVFRKLWRWSKRRHSQKKADWVRKKYFHVVGDRHWVFSAPVVRDDGSRSLLDLYQLSGTAIKYHDKIKGEYNPFDPMWEQYGEQLRQGRMWESMRYRKQWAKLYMSQSGLCAHCGCALTDETGWHDHHLEYRMHGGSDRLSNRVLLHPHCHQRVHAGGLTVTKPVPS, encoded by the coding sequence ATGAAAGTATTTGGTCCACAGACCAGATCTGCGCTTTCCCACGCGCCGGACAACTGGTACGCCGTAGATTGGCGTCGGGTTGAGCGGAACGTGAGAGGGATGCAGATTCGAATTGCGAAGGCGACGCGGGAAGGTGATTGGCGCAGGGTGAAAGCTCTGCAACGAATGCTGACCCGCACGTTGTCCGCCAAGCTGTACGCGGTACGACGTGTTACGCAGAACCAGGGTGCGCGAACGGCTGGAGTCGATCGCGAACTATGGGATTCGCCTGAAAGCCGATGGGAAGCCATCGGCAGGCTGAAGCGGCGTGGATACAGGCCTCTGCCATTACGGAGGGTCTTTATCCCCAAGGCCAATGGGAAAGAACGCCCTCTGGGCATTCCGACCATGCGGGACAGGGCGATGCAGGCCCTGTATCTACTGGCCTTGGAGCCGGTGTCAGAGTCGACGAGTGACCCGAACTCCTATGGGTTCAGGCTCAACCGCTCGACGGCTGACGCCATGGCTCAGATACGCGTTTGTATGTCCCGGAGGGATTCGTCCCAATGGGTACTGGAAGCGGATATCAAGGGCTGCTTTGACCACATCAATCATGAATGGCTGGAAAACCATGTCCCGATGGACAGGGAAATCCTCCGGAAGTGGTTGAAGGCTGGCCTGATTTATAAGGGGCAGCTACAGGCGACTGAGGCCGGTACGCCGCAGGGAGGGATCATCTCCCCGACGCTGGCGAATGTGACGCTGAACGGGCTGGAACGTGAACTGGGTGCGCACATGCGTGCGAAATTCGGGATCGGAAAGGCGCGGAAGCTGAAAGTGAATGTTGTGCGTTATGCGGATGACTTTGTCATCACTGGTGCCTCGAAAGAGGTGCTGGGGTGCGAAGTTCGACCTTGGGTAGAAGCATTCCTTGCTGTTCGAGGTCTGCAACTTTCCGAGGAGAAAACGCGTATTACACACATAGCAGACGGCTTCGACTTCCTTGGGTGGAATTTCCGGAAGTACTCGGGAAAGATGCTCATCAAGCCGAGCAAAAAGAACGCGCAAGCGTTCTACCGCAAGGTGGCGGAAACGATTAGCGGTCACAAGGCGATAAAGCAGGAGGACTTGATCAATCTGCTGAATCCGATGCTGCGAGGATGGGCACAGTACCATCGTCACGTATCAGCCAAGCAAGCGTACAGCCGCATGGAGTTTCTGGTTTTTAGGAAACTCTGGCGGTGGTCGAAGAGACGGCACTCACAGAAGAAAGCCGACTGGGTGAGAAAGAAGTATTTTCACGTCGTCGGGGATCGACACTGGGTGTTCAGCGCTCCCGTTGTTCGGGACGATGGCAGTCGAAGTTTGCTTGATTTGTACCAGTTGAGCGGTACGGCAATCAAATACCACGACAAGATCAAAGGGGAGTACAACCCTTTTGATCCCATGTGGGAGCAGTACGGCGAGCAATTGCGACAGGGGCGTATGTGGGAATCAATGCGCTATCGGAAGCAATGGGCGAAGCTGTACATGTCACAGAGCGGGTTGTGCGCGCACTGTGGCTGTGCCCTGACGGATGAAACAGGCTGGCACGACCATCATCTGGAGTATCGGATGCACGGCGGGTCAGATCGGTTGTCCAACCGGGTATTGCTTCATCCGCACTGTCACCAGCGGGTGCACGCTGGGGGACTTACCGTAACTAAGCCGGTTCCGTCATAG
- the lepA gene encoding translation elongation factor 4 — protein sequence MDHIRNFSIIAHIDHGKSTLADRIIQLCGGLSDREMESQVLDSMDLERERGITIKAQTAALSYRARDGKLYNLNMIDTPGHVDFSYEVSRSLSACEGALLVVDASQGVEAQTVANCYTAIELGVEVVPVLNKIDLPAANPENAITEIEDVIGIDATDATHCSAKTGLGVQDVLEALIAKVPPPKGSTDEPLQALIIDSWFDNYVGVVMLVRIVNGTLRPKDKIRMMATGAEYPVEHVGVFTPKSKNLEELSAGQVGFIIAGIKELTAAKVGDTVTIVKRPAAEPLPGFKEVKPQVFAGLYPVEANQYDALRESLEKLKLNDASLMYEPEVSQALGFGFRCGFLGLLHMEIVQERLEREFDMDLITTAPTVVYEVVQRDGSIMTVENPAKMPDPSKIEEVREPIVTVNLYMPQDYVGAVITLCTQKRGSQINMQYHGRQVQLTYEIPMGEIVLDFFDRLKSVSRGYASMDYEFKEYRASDVVKVDMLINGDKVDALSVIVHRSQSQYRGREVAAKMREIIPRQMYDVAIQATIGAHIIARENIKALRKNVLAKCYGGDITRKKKLLEKQKEGKKRMKQVGSVEIPQEAFLAILRVEDK from the coding sequence ATGGATCATATTCGTAACTTTTCGATCATTGCGCACATCGACCATGGCAAGTCGACGCTCGCCGATCGCATCATCCAGCTTTGCGGCGGTCTGTCGGACCGCGAGATGGAATCGCAGGTCCTCGACTCGATGGACCTCGAACGCGAGCGTGGCATCACCATCAAGGCACAAACTGCCGCGCTGTCGTACCGCGCGCGCGACGGCAAGCTGTACAACCTGAACATGATCGACACGCCCGGGCACGTCGACTTCTCGTACGAAGTCAGCCGTTCGCTCTCCGCGTGTGAAGGCGCGCTGCTGGTCGTCGACGCGAGTCAGGGCGTCGAGGCGCAAACGGTCGCCAACTGCTACACGGCCATCGAACTGGGCGTGGAAGTTGTGCCCGTGCTCAACAAGATCGACCTGCCGGCCGCGAACCCCGAAAACGCAATCACCGAGATCGAAGACGTGATCGGCATCGACGCCACCGACGCCACGCATTGCAGCGCGAAGACGGGCTTGGGCGTCCAGGATGTGCTCGAAGCGCTGATCGCGAAAGTGCCACCGCCGAAGGGCAGCACGGACGAGCCGCTGCAGGCGCTGATCATCGACTCGTGGTTCGATAACTACGTCGGCGTCGTGATGCTGGTGCGTATCGTCAACGGTACGCTGCGTCCGAAAGACAAGATCCGGATGATGGCGACGGGCGCCGAATATCCCGTCGAACACGTCGGCGTGTTCACGCCGAAATCGAAGAATCTGGAAGAGCTGTCGGCAGGGCAGGTGGGTTTCATCATCGCCGGCATCAAGGAACTGACGGCGGCGAAGGTCGGCGACACCGTCACCATCGTCAAGCGTCCGGCAGCCGAACCGCTGCCCGGCTTCAAGGAAGTGAAGCCGCAGGTGTTCGCCGGTCTCTACCCCGTTGAAGCGAACCAGTACGACGCGCTGCGCGAATCGCTGGAAAAACTCAAGCTCAACGACGCTTCGCTGATGTACGAGCCGGAAGTGTCCCAGGCGCTCGGCTTCGGTTTCCGTTGCGGCTTCCTCGGTCTGTTGCACATGGAGATCGTCCAGGAGCGGCTGGAGCGCGAGTTCGACATGGATCTGATCACCACCGCGCCGACCGTGGTCTATGAAGTCGTGCAGCGTGACGGCTCGATCATGACGGTCGAGAATCCGGCGAAGATGCCGGACCCGTCGAAGATCGAAGAAGTGCGCGAGCCGATCGTCACCGTGAACCTGTACATGCCGCAAGACTATGTCGGCGCGGTGATTACGCTGTGCACGCAAAAGCGCGGCTCGCAGATCAACATGCAGTACCACGGCCGCCAGGTTCAGCTGACGTACGAGATCCCGATGGGCGAAATCGTGCTCGACTTCTTTGACCGGTTGAAGTCGGTGTCGCGCGGCTACGCGTCGATGGACTACGAGTTCAAGGAATATCGCGCGTCGGACGTCGTGAAGGTCGACATGCTGATCAACGGCGACAAGGTCGACGCGTTGTCGGTGATCGTTCACCGTTCTCAGAGCCAATATCGCGGCCGCGAAGTCGCTGCGAAGATGCGTGAAATCATTCCGCGTCAAATGTATGACGTCGCCATCCAGGCAACCATCGGCGCGCACATCATTGCGCGCGAGAACATCAAAGCACTTCGTAAGAACGTTCTGGCAAAGTGCTACGGCGGCGACATTACGCGTAAGAAGAAGCTGTTGGAAAAGCAGAAGGAAGGTAAGAAGCGGATGAAGCAGGTCGGCTCCGTCGAGATTCCGCAAGAGGCTTTCCTCGCGATTCTGCGCGTCGAAGACAAATAA
- the lepB gene encoding signal peptidase I: MNFALILFVLVIFTGVAWVADKLVFLPKRRRAAEAAVAEFDNQQARVGERFADENAPATRARLRDEKLRQPWWLEYTASFFPVILVVFVVRSFVVEPFKIPSGSMVPTLLVGDFILVNKFDYGIRLPITNTKVTEGRPLQRGDVVVFRYPKDESVDYIKRVIGLPGDVVSYEDKQLTINGKPVPETPLPDYFDEERIGYAKQFEEDLDGRKNRILNNPAVPPFIVGAEDFPYRDNCKYDARGVTCKVPPGNYFMMGDNRDNSADSRYWGFAPDKNIVGRAFFIWMNFSNLKRIGGFH, translated from the coding sequence ATGAATTTTGCGCTGATTCTTTTTGTGCTCGTGATCTTTACGGGCGTGGCATGGGTCGCGGACAAACTGGTTTTCCTGCCAAAGCGGCGCCGCGCGGCGGAAGCCGCCGTCGCCGAGTTCGACAATCAGCAGGCACGCGTCGGCGAACGCTTCGCCGATGAGAATGCGCCCGCCACACGCGCGCGCCTGCGTGACGAAAAGCTTCGCCAGCCGTGGTGGCTCGAATACACGGCGAGTTTTTTCCCGGTGATTCTCGTCGTGTTCGTCGTGCGTTCGTTCGTCGTCGAGCCGTTCAAGATTCCGTCTGGTTCGATGGTGCCGACGCTGCTCGTCGGCGACTTCATCCTCGTCAACAAGTTTGATTACGGCATCCGTCTGCCCATCACGAATACGAAGGTCACGGAAGGCCGTCCGCTGCAACGTGGCGATGTCGTCGTGTTCCGCTATCCGAAGGATGAATCGGTCGACTATATCAAGCGCGTGATCGGCCTGCCTGGCGACGTCGTCTCGTACGAGGACAAGCAGCTCACGATCAACGGCAAGCCCGTGCCCGAAACACCGCTGCCCGATTACTTCGATGAAGAGCGCATCGGCTACGCAAAGCAGTTCGAAGAAGACCTCGACGGGCGCAAGAACCGCATTCTCAATAACCCGGCCGTGCCGCCGTTCATCGTCGGCGCGGAAGACTTCCCTTATCGAGATAACTGCAAGTACGACGCACGCGGTGTCACGTGCAAGGTGCCGCCGGGTAACTACTTCATGATGGGCGACAACCGCGACAACAGTGCCGACAGCCGCTATTGGGGCTTCGCACCGGACAAGAACATCGTCGGTCGCGCGTTCTTCATCTGGATGAACTTCAGCAATTTGAAACGCATCGGCGGCTTCCATTGA
- the rnc gene encoding ribonuclease III, protein MPLSPLESRLRYEFRNAELLRQALTHRSHSATHNERLEFLGDSVLNCAVAALLFQRFGKLDEGDLSRVRANLVKQQSLYEIAQALNISESLRLGEGELRSGGFRRPSILADTLEAILGAIFLDSGFDAAQTVIKRLYVPILDHIDPRTLGKDAKTLLQEYLQGHKIPLPTYTVVATHGAAHNQQFEVECTVPKLDVKVSGSGASRRAAEQAAAKKALDEVMAAAPAMVAKPKRSKSARAAKQAESEIVPGVTGVQAALDLRAPDTRRSDRASRAAEAKPVTPEVPSAGQVAAAAPLAVIRAAHVEYSQESASGDKAERATRVADKPETVLKLADRPAERQSQDKPDTPARAVEKTPEKPVEKSADKASDKPADKSAEKHAEKPDTNTRGADKTASRAREAAPGASAGDLEPGVAGAVHTRVADAGH, encoded by the coding sequence ATGCCCCTATCTCCGTTGGAAAGCCGTTTGCGCTACGAATTTCGCAATGCGGAATTGTTGCGTCAGGCTTTAACTCACCGCAGTCACAGTGCCACGCATAACGAGCGGCTGGAATTTCTCGGCGACTCCGTTCTGAATTGCGCGGTGGCTGCGCTTTTGTTCCAACGTTTCGGGAAGCTGGACGAGGGTGATCTGTCCCGCGTTCGCGCGAATCTGGTCAAGCAACAGTCGCTGTACGAGATTGCTCAGGCCCTGAATATTTCCGAGAGCCTGCGGCTCGGCGAAGGCGAATTGCGCAGCGGCGGTTTCCGCCGCCCGTCGATTCTCGCTGACACGCTGGAAGCCATTCTGGGCGCGATCTTTCTCGATAGCGGGTTCGACGCGGCTCAGACGGTCATCAAGCGCCTGTACGTGCCGATTCTCGATCACATCGACCCACGCACCCTCGGCAAGGATGCCAAGACCTTGCTGCAAGAGTATCTGCAAGGCCACAAGATTCCGTTGCCGACTTATACCGTCGTCGCCACGCATGGTGCGGCGCACAATCAGCAGTTCGAAGTCGAGTGCACCGTGCCGAAGCTGGACGTAAAGGTTTCCGGTTCAGGCGCGAGCCGTCGTGCTGCCGAGCAGGCCGCGGCGAAGAAGGCGCTCGACGAGGTGATGGCGGCGGCGCCCGCCATGGTGGCCAAGCCGAAGCGCTCGAAGAGCGCGCGCGCGGCCAAGCAGGCCGAGTCCGAAATCGTGCCGGGCGTGACAGGCGTTCAGGCGGCGCTCGATCTGCGTGCGCCCGATACGCGCAGGTCAGATAGAGCCTCACGCGCCGCCGAGGCGAAGCCGGTGACGCCCGAGGTGCCGTCGGCGGGACAGGTGGCTGCGGCGGCGCCGCTCGCGGTCATACGCGCGGCGCATGTCGAGTACAGCCAGGAATCCGCGAGCGGCGACAAGGCCGAGCGCGCCACGCGCGTGGCAGACAAACCGGAAACGGTATTGAAACTGGCCGACCGTCCGGCAGAGCGCCAAAGCCAGGACAAGCCCGACACGCCGGCGCGTGCAGTGGAAAAGACGCCTGAGAAGCCTGTCGAAAAATCGGCTGACAAGGCGTCGGACAAACCCGCCGACAAATCTGCGGAAAAGCACGCCGAAAAACCCGACACCAACACTCGCGGCGCGGACAAAACCGCGTCGCGCGCCCGCGAGGCCGCTCCCGGCGCAAGCGCGGGCGATCTCGAACCCGGCGTCGCCGGCGCGGTGCACACCCGCGTGGCCGATGCCGGTCATTGA
- the era gene encoding GTPase Era, translating to MNAPTPTGFRCGMVAIVGRPNVGKSTLMNALVGQKVSITSRKAQTTRHRITGINTIDDAQYVFVDTPGFQTRHSSALNRSLNRAVTSTLSSVDAVLFVIEAGRFGPDDQKVLDLIPKSAPTLLIANKLDRVNDKDSLFPFMQQMSALREFKEIVPLSAKNPDDIKRLLATVKPYLPEGQPIYGEDDLTDRSERFLAAEILREKVFRWTGDELPYTSTVLIDKFETEGRLRRIFATILVERDMHKAMIIGQKGAKLKQISTEARLDMEKLFDGPVYLETFIKVKSGWADNEAGLRAYGYE from the coding sequence ATGAACGCTCCCACTCCCACTGGTTTTCGCTGCGGCATGGTCGCAATCGTCGGCCGCCCGAACGTCGGCAAGTCGACGCTGATGAACGCGCTCGTCGGCCAGAAAGTCAGCATCACGTCGCGCAAGGCGCAGACGACCCGCCATCGCATCACGGGCATCAACACGATCGACGACGCGCAGTACGTGTTCGTCGACACCCCCGGCTTCCAGACGCGTCACAGCAGCGCGTTGAACCGCTCGCTGAATCGCGCGGTGACATCGACGCTGTCTTCCGTCGATGCCGTGCTGTTCGTGATCGAAGCCGGCCGCTTCGGCCCCGACGACCAGAAGGTGCTGGACCTGATCCCGAAATCCGCGCCGACGCTGCTCATCGCGAACAAGCTCGACCGCGTAAACGACAAGGATTCGCTGTTCCCGTTCATGCAGCAGATGAGCGCGCTGCGCGAGTTCAAGGAAATCGTGCCGCTGTCGGCGAAGAATCCCGACGACATCAAGCGCCTGCTGGCGACCGTCAAGCCGTATCTGCCCGAAGGCCAGCCGATCTACGGCGAAGACGATCTGACCGATCGCAGTGAGCGCTTCCTCGCCGCCGAAATCCTGCGCGAGAAAGTGTTCCGCTGGACAGGCGACGAACTGCCGTACACGAGCACGGTGCTGATCGACAAGTTCGAGACGGAAGGGCGCTTGCGCCGCATTTTCGCGACGATCCTCGTCGAGCGCGATATGCACAAGGCGATGATCATCGGCCAGAAGGGCGCGAAGCTGAAGCAGATCAGTACGGAAGCGCGCCTCGACATGGAGAAGCTGTTCGACGGCCCCGTGTATCTCGAGACGTTCATCAAGGTGAAGAGTGGCTGGGCCGACAATGAAGCCGGACTCCGCGCCTATGGTTACGAATGA